Proteins encoded in a region of the Podospora pseudopauciseta strain CBS 411.78 chromosome 6, whole genome shotgun sequence genome:
- the ssb2 gene encoding Replication factor A protein 2 (COG:L; EggNog:ENOG503P0CR): MTSYGGYQRTGYGAQGGDEGGGFMSGSQQGSQGQSKRSTIDEYLRPVTIKQIHDAKAGYNESEITIDGFPVSTVTLVGQVRSVQPQTTNITYKIDDGTGGTIDVKKWVDLEKSESGAETPFSLDTWVRVLGRLSSFNGKIHVGAHHVRVIDDYNEVSYHLLESTYVHVCISRGLPGGPWPQKEGAAAGGHGVGDSDSMFIDSGNGYSGDAAAANARVASCSRQAKSLYQFMQSDPRSIEGINVADVMAGSGMGKRDVLAAADELLGNGIVYTTVDDETWAILET; this comes from the exons ATGA CATCATACGGCGGGTATCAAAGAACGGGCTATGGCGCCCAaggcggcgatgagggcgGCGGCTTCATGAGCGGTTCCCAGCAAGGCAGTCAGGGTCAATCAAAGAGG AGCACAATCGACGAGTACCTCCGCCCAGTAACTATCAAGCAAATCCACGACGCCAAAGCCGGCTACAACGAGTCCGAGATCACCATCGACGGCTTCCCCGTCAGCACAGTCACCCTTGTCGGCCAAGTGCGCTCCGtccaaccccaaaccacaAACATCACATACAAGATCGACGACGGCACCGGCGGTACCATCGACGTCAAGAAATGGGTCGACCTCGAAAAGTCCGAATCAGGCGCCGAGACCCCCTTTAGCCTTGACACCTGGGTCCGTGTTCTCGGTAGACTCTCGAGCTTCAACGGCAAGATCCACGTTGGCGCACACCATGTCAGAGTGATCGACGATTATAACGAGGTCAGCTATCATTTGTTGGAGTCTACCTATGTGCATGTCTGCATCTCGAGGGGTTTACCTGGTGGTCCTTGGCCACAAAAAGAGGGTGCGGCTGCTGGTGGTCATGGTGTAGGGGACTCTGACAGCATGTTCATCGACAGCGGGAATGGGTATTCAGGTGATGCTGCGGCGGCTAATGCTAGGGTGGCGTCTTGCTCGAGACAGGCCAAGTCGTTGTATCAGTTCATGCAGAGCGATCCAAGATCGATAGAAGGGATCAATGTCGCTGATGTCATGGCTGGGTCTGGGATGGGCAAGAGGGATGTGCTTGCAGCGGCGGATGAATTGTTGGGCAACGGTATTGTCTATACcactgttgatgatgagaccTGGGCCATTCTCGAGACATAA
- a CDS encoding hypothetical protein (EggNog:ENOG503NZBG), which translates to MGLFTNNDDAMVKKDDDLKRGKTLPTRAPWVPASAPRTPPRKTIKRLVIALAVGFFVYLFIKNLPPMDDQVRRDYRHPRYSDRKPGKQPGPMPKMKPPPPERIPEKPVVKDIPSEQPAAVVVPPVVTDTATNARTYDGPIYFRKLAATLQAIESSTSGYSAVNKNVLFAAASLKSASVLLPMACKMGTELRSYVHFALMGGSEIDLDELQAVNGIDESCQIIFHDARPDYASTSTLSRLETCATRGLYHIYKYMHPQVLFLDASGVEEHYFLDGIRKQADVSGVPIIELPKNAHSQLSWMTKLDSSSVAAWNRISVDILIHAPPVGSGSLIRLLQSLSAADFSAGPTPHLTIELPHDIDRATTEFLRDFSWPPSRTHSLANVRQLTLRHRIPRARLTEEESSVRLLESFWPVSPRYSHVLVLSPQVQLSPGFFHYLKFTLLEYLYSSNSLLQSWDSRLLGISLDLPPTTLADNSKSFSPPAPKPMKQAKDSKKPSLSSQTSSSAPFLWQSPNSNAMLYLGTKWTELHSLVSNTIEHQHSTSSLSTFFTTKAVSKRYPSWLEHALRLSRAKGYFALYPSEATAKYLATTHNELFKGPEEYEKELEVDDGRGEEVRLTSGPLLETVRLLGFDEMPIVSWEGKETGLEGLDEGAEGYVEEFRKAVGERCEGWEGAEVGERLGVGGLFCLRGE; encoded by the exons ATGGGACTTTtcaccaacaacgacgacgcaATGGTTAAGAAGGACGATGATCTCAAGCGGGGGAAGACGCTTCCCACTCGCGCACCATGGGTACCAGCTTCAGCACCCAGAACGCCCCCGCGCAAGACGATCAAGCGGCTCGTGATTGCTTTGGCTGTGGGATTCTTCGTCTATTTGTTCATCAAGAATCTACCGCCAATGGATGATCAAGTACGCAGAGACTACAGGCATCCGAGATATTCAGATCGCAAGCCGGGAAAACAGCCAGGCCCGATGCCAAAGATGAAGCCCCCACCACCTGAGCGCATACCGGAGAAGCCCGTGGTGAAGGACATCCCGAGTGAACagcctgctgctgtcgtggTACCCCCTGTCGTAACTGACACTGCTACCAACGCCAGAACATATGATGGCCCTATTTACTTCAGGAAGCTGGCTGCGACATTACAAGCCATTGAGAGCAGTACCAGCGGCTACAGCGCGGTGAATAAGAATGTGCTGTTTGCCGCTGCTAGCTTGAAGAGCGCCTCAGTCTTGCTCCCAATGGCATGCAAGATGGGGACTGAGCTTCGAAGCTATGTGCACTTTGCGTTGATGGGTGGTAGTGAGATTGATTTGGATGAACTTCAAGCTGTTAACGGCATCGACGAGTCCTGCCAGATCATCTTTCACG ATGCGAGGCCTGATTATgcctcaacctcgacattGAGCCGCCTCGAAACATGTGCTACACGTGGATTAT ACCACATTTACAAGTATATGCATCCTCAAGTTCTGTTTCTTGATGCTTCTGGTGTGGAAGAGCACTATTTTCTCGATGGCATCCGCAAACAAGCAGACGTCTCTGGAGTGCCCATTATTGAGCTGCCCAAGAATGCTCACTCACAGTTATCTTGGATGACGAAACTCGATAGCTCGTCGGTGGCGGCTTGGAATAGGATCAGCGTCGATATACTGATCCATGCGCCACCTGTAGGCTCTGGTAGCCTGATTCGATTGCTTCAATCATTATCAGCAGCTGATTTCTCAGCGGGCCCAACGCCTCACCTCACCATCGAACTTCCTCATGACATTGATCGGGCTACGACAGAATTCTTGAGGGACTTTAGTTGGCCACCAAGCCGCACACACAGCCTTGCCAATGTGCGGCAACTTACACTCAGACATCGCATACCTCGGGCTAGGTTGACCGAAGAAGAAAGTTCGGTCCGTCTTCTCGAGTCCTTCTGGCCGGTCAGTCCGCGATACTCTCACGTGCTGGTACTATCACCCCAAGTCCAGCTATCGCCTGGATTCTTTCACT ACTTGAAATTCACTCTGCTGGAATATCTCTACTCATCCAattccctcctccaaagcTGGGATTCCCGCCTGCTCGGTATCAGCCTCGACCTGCCCCCCACAACGCTAGCAGACAACTCAAAGTCATTCAGCCCACCTGCTCCCAAACCCATGAAACAGGCCAAAGACTCCAAAAAGCCATCACTATCCTCTCAAACGTCTAGCTCAGCTCCTTTCCTGTGGCAgtcccccaacagcaacgccATGCTCTACCTCGGCACTAAGTGGACAGAACTCCACTCTCTTGTATCGAACACTATCGAACATCAACACTCTACCTCGTCCCTCTCAACATTTTTCACCACCAAGGCCGTTAGCAAGAGGTATCCCTCCTGGCTGGAACACGCCCTCAGGCTTTCAAGAGCAAAGGGGTATTTCGCGCTGTATCCTAGTGAGGCTACTGCTAAATACTTGGCTACGACGCATAATGAGTTGTTTAAGGGGCCGGAGGAGTAcgagaaggagctggaggtagatgatgggagaggagaggaagtcaGGCTCACGTCTGGGCCGCTGTTGGAGACGGTGCggttgttggggtttgaTGAGATGCCAATTGTGAGTTGGGAGGGCAAGGAAAcgggtttggaggggttggatgagggggcggaggggtATGTTGAGGAGTTTAGGAAGGCGGTTGGGGAGAGGtgtgaggggtgggagggggcggaggtgggggagaggttgggggtggggggtttgttttgtttgaggggggagtgA
- a CDS encoding hypothetical protein (COG:S; EggNog:ENOG503P1DU), producing the protein MAGDECGVEGLFSAFFPQLLLRQPSRFYLLSALSKPGKSSWDRISRYFSHKRRVITIRHFPDTKMGKARKNRVRASRADPIARTSKPPSDPELAKLRESKILPILKDLKNPEAKSRTQAAGAIANIVQDAKTRKLLLREQVVHIVLTETLTDNSIDSRAAGWEILKVLAEEEEADFCVHLYRLDILTAIEHAAKAILDTLTSTEPVFSKLTKAQQRIVWEISSSLLALLNLLGMAREEITTAIVANQTIVRFLFRLAASESTPQEIYEETLSCLTTLSEDNLELGQTMTNDQETRCYDVLLKLASGSGPRSVMACGVLHNVFSSLQWLDHSPGKDGACDAVLIGTLTRALEHVPSASAVANGNANQGAVVQLALEILASIGADLQETLEKGNRSQPKEEEWNGLEDKPEGDDAMDVDGASNAGDGDDEDKEDDEEDDDMDEDEEDDDDDIADLEADMEKVTGADDPFDSGDLDDLPTLGAFIQQAIPQLVRLSNIQIDGEENLAIQSNALTALNNIAWTVSCIDFSESENSNIYDAWYPAAKKIWVKAITPIVEADNADLDLATQIASLAWAIARSLGANVPLTPGQHRKFIALYQAAKNQPKPEEGKEVDPLQGLGVKCVGILGSLARDTAPIDLNREIGVFLITLLQSCEQDKTIPPADVVEAVNQIFDIYGDEAMEYDKEVFWKEGFRKHLEDFLPKLRALAKGIDKRAQGELRDKADEAVLNLVRFLKYKKTHAPKEGKQKNEERVLNEKAMAMR; encoded by the exons ATGGCGGGGGACGAGTGTGGGGTTGAAGGGCTTTTCTCAGCTTTTTTTCCACAATTGTTGTTGCGACAACCATCtagattttatttactttctGCCTTGAGCAAACCTGGGAAATCTTCGTGGGACCGTATTTCCAGATATTTCTCTCATAAACGCCGCGTCATAACCATCAGACATTTTCCAGATACAAAAATGGGCAAAGCAAGAAAGAACAGAGTGCGTGCCAGCCGCGCAGACCCCATCGCAAGGACTTCAAAACCACCATCTGATCCAGAGCTTGCAAAGCTCCGTGAGAGCAAAATTCTCCCCATTCTCAAGGATCTCAAGAACCCCGAAGCCAAATCAAGAACACAGGCTGCcggcgccatcgccaacatcGTTCAAGATGCCAAAACCAGAAAGCTGCTTCTCAGGGAGCAGGTTGTTCACATTGTTCTCACCGAGACACTCACAGACAACAGCATCGACAGCCGAGCTGCTGGCTGGGAGATTCTCAAGGTTCTcgctgaggaagaggaggccgATTTCTGTGTACACCTATACAGACTCGACATTCTGACTGCCATCGAGCATGCTGCCAAGGCT ATTCTTGACACACTCACATCAACTGAGCCTGTCTTCTCCAAGCTCACCAAGGCTCAGCAGCGTATTGTATGGGAGATCTCAAGCTCCCTTCTTGctctcctcaatcttctcgGCATGGCCCGCGAGGAGATCACCACCGCTATCGTGGCTAACCAAACCATCGTCAGATTCCTCTTCCGTCTGGCTGCCTCAGAGTCCACGCCGCAAGAGATCTACGAGGAGACCCTCTCCTGCCTGACGACACTTTCAGAAGACAACCTCGAGCTGGGCCAAACCATGACGAACGACCAGGAAACTAGATGCTACGACGTCCTTCTCAAACTTGCCTCTGGCTCCGGTCCTCGATCGGTGATGGCGTGCGGTGTTCTTCACAATGTTTTCTCGTCATTACAATGGCTCGACCACAGCCCCGGGAAGGACGGCGCTTGCGATGCAGTTCTTATTGGAACCCTCACTCGTGCATTGGAACATGTACCTTCGGCGAGCGCCGTGGCTAATGGGAACGCCAACCAGGGAGCTGTTGTCCAATTAGCTTTGGAGATTTTGGCTTCTATCGGTGCCGATTTGCAGGAGACTCTTGAGAAGGGCAACCGTTCTCAaccaaaggaggaggaatggaACGGACTTGAGGACAAGCCTGAGGGTGACGACGCGATGGATGTGGACGGAGCTTCTAATGCCGGGGACGGTGATGACGAAGAcaaggaggacgatgaggaggatgacgacatggatgaagacgaggaggatgacgatgacgataTTGCCGATCTGGAAGCCGATATGGAAAAGGTAACAGGAGCCGACGACCCATTTGACTCTGGAGATCTGGACGACCTTCCCACGCTCGGCGCCTTCATTCAACAAGCTATCCCGCAATTGGTTCGTCTATCCAATATTCAGATCGATGGCGAAGAGAACCTCGCCATCCAGTCAAACGCCCTGACGGCCCTCAACAATATTGCCTGGACCGTCTCATGCATCGACTTCTCTGAGAGCGAAAACTCTAACATCTATGATGCGTGGTATCCAGCCGCCAAAAAGATTTGGGTCAAGGCCATCACTCCCATCGTCGAGGCTGACAATGCTGATCTCGACCTCGCCACCCAAATAGCCAGTCTTGCCTGGGCTATTGCCCGCAGCTTGGGTGCAAATGTACCGTTGACTCCAGGCCAACATCGCAAGTTCATTGCGCTCTACCAGGCCGCGAAGAACCAGCCAAAACCagaagaaggaaaggagGTTGACCCCCTCCAGGGTCTGGGCGTCAAGTGCGTTGGTATCCTTGGCTCTTTAGCCAGGGACACAGCTCCTATTGATCTCAACCGCGAGATTGGCGTCTTTTTGATCACTCTCCTCCAGAGCTGTGAGCAGGACAAGACCATCCCACCGGCTGATGTTGTAGAGGCTGTCAACCAGATTTTTGACATTTATGGTGATGAGGCCATGGAATATGATAAGGAAGTGTTCTGGAAGGAGGGCTTCCGTAAGCATCTGGAGGACTTTTTGCCCAAGTTGAGAGCGTTGGCGAAGGGAATTGATAAGAGGGCACagggggagttgagggatAAGGCGGATGAGGCGGTGTTGAATTTGGTGAGGTTTTTGAAGTATAAGAAGACTCATGCGCCCAAGGAGGGGAAGCAGAAGAatgaggagagggtgttgaatgAGAAGGCTATGGCTATGAGGTAG
- a CDS encoding hypothetical protein (COG:K; EggNog:ENOG503NWZM) yields the protein MATSTTTTTTTTTTTTSNPSATTIPLSTSSTTTNSGGNGSSSGVKVLATLTKRSLLPAAWNTQVRTVQTHECREAALSLAHAFQADDYARYLVDIESNPAVESPLSNDDSATTSGGVTFTWAGFGGEAKGRQGKGAAEDKWNLHVDILTYTVASHCIGGGLVTTVGEDFDSVALWVPPNPPPSLDSYLTHFRSGLWRLHFQLCAEGRRRLFDEILPLLHDTKREVLGPEKENDAWYLVYLGTKPRSQGRGLGGRLLRDGMMRADREGRQMYLESSSAVNNEYYKKFGFEIKKEIYLKRGRWPVRLTIMVREPGATGKGRRVGKVVG from the exons ATGGCGacgtcaaccaccaccaccaccacaacaacaacaaccacgacctccaacccctccgccacGACCATTCCActctccacctcatcaacaacaacaaacagtGGTGGGAATGGCAGCAGTAGTGGCGTGAAAGTCCTCGCAACACTCACCAAAcgctccctcctccccgcagCCTGGAACACCCAAGTGCGCACCGTCCAAACCCACGAATGCCGCGAGGCGGCCCTCAGTCTCGCGCACGCGTTTCAGGCGGATGACTACGCGAGGTATCTGGTGGATATCGAGAGCAACCCCGCTGTTGAATCCCCTCTTTCCAACGATGATTCCGCCACCACATCTGGAGGGGTGACATTCACATGGGCTGGTTTCGGCGGCGAGGCGAAGGGACGACAGGGCAAGGGTGCGGCGGAAGACAAATGGAACCTTCACGTCGATATCCTGACTTACACCGTCGCCTCTCACTGCATTGGCGGGGGGCTTGTGACgacggtgggggaggatttTGATAGTGTTGCTCTTTG ggtaccacccaacccacccccctccctcgacaGCTACCTAACCCACTTCCGCTCTGGGCTCTGGCGTCTGCACTTCCAACTCTGCGCTGAAGGCCGTCGCCGTCTCTTTGATGAGATCCTCCCTCTGCTTCACGACACCAAGCGGGAGGTCTTGGGCCcggagaaggagaatgaTGCTTGGTATTTGGTTTACTTGGGCACTAAACCGAGATCTCAGGGGAGGGGCTTGGGGGGACGGTTGCTgagggatgggatgatgagggcggATAGAGAGGGGAGGCAGATGTACCTTGAGTCGAGCTCGGCGGTGAATAATGAGTATTACAAGAAGTTTGGGTttgagatcaagaaggagatttatttgaagagggggaggtggccgGTTAGGTTGACTATCATGGTGCGGGAGCCGGGCGCgacggggaaggggaggagggttggcaaggttgttggttga
- a CDS encoding hypothetical protein (COG:S; EggNog:ENOG503P439), with protein sequence MMPSTHPTIPNTLFIPPDQNPAMSDQIDEEDLTRSSLCCQPLASLTRPVDVHQITNRDPLARAFFHPPLFGPLIFNNESSDCRDHCANERTFLSYLRLSIYMAIVSVAIVLSFHLRKTATETELRMAYPLGAVFWALSVSCLGVGLANYIKTVNKYSRRAAIVQTGWKTQTVMACIALCIVGACVSLLVINKLNEGADE encoded by the exons ATGATGCCCTCTACTCATCCAACCATCCCAAATACACTTTTCATCCCTCCAGACCAAAATCCAGCCATGAGCGATCAAATAGACGAGGAAGACCTCACCCGGTCGAGTTTGTGTTGTCAGCCATTGGCTTCACTGACAAGGCCGGTGGATGTTCACCAGATTACAAA CCGCGACCCCCTCGCCAGAGCCTTCTTCCATCCCCCCTTATTTGGCCCCCTAATTTTCAACAACGAATCCTCCGACTGCCGTGACCACTGCGCCAACGAGCGCACCTTTCTCTCTTACCTCCGGTTATCGATCTACATGGCCATTGTCTCCGTCGCGATAGTCCTGTCCTTTCATTTGCGGAAAACAGCGACAGAGACCGAGTTGAGGATGGCGTATCCCTTGGGGGCGGTTTTCTGGGCGTTGAGTGTTAGCTGTCTTGGGGTGGGCTTGGCGAATTATATCA AAACGGTGAATAAGTACAGCAGGAGGGCGGCGATTGTGCAGACGGGGTGGAAGACGCAGACT GTGATGGCTTGCATAGCGCTGTGTATCGTCGGCGCGTGCGtgtcgttgttggtgataAATAAGTTGAATGAGGGGGCTGACGAGTGA